A genomic region of Nitrospirota bacterium contains the following coding sequences:
- a CDS encoding aldo/keto reductase — protein MKPVKTRTLGRTELTVSELGFGAWGIGGGAWGRADDKTSTAALKKALQLGVTFFDTALAYGDGRSERLVAQAVKAHGVRRKVTIATKIPPKNLEWPAKHETPIREAFPKDWIIKCTEQSLRHLDSDFIDLQQLHVWSPRWLKETEWIETLRDLQLAGKIRYLGVSINDHEPDAALELVRSGWVDTIQVIFNLFDQSPAVRLLPLAQEHHIGIIARCPFDEGGLTGTLRSDTTFGRNDWRREYFKGERLAETVRRAEALKAVVGDGYEILAHAALQYVLSHRILSEPSVATVIPGMRRTEHVADNARYAAGPAFPPELFERVKPHAWARNFYD, from the coding sequence ATGAAGCCGGTCAAGACGCGAACGCTGGGCCGTACCGAGCTCACCGTGTCCGAGCTGGGGTTCGGGGCATGGGGCATCGGCGGCGGAGCGTGGGGGCGGGCCGACGACAAGACCTCGACGGCCGCCCTCAAGAAAGCCCTGCAACTGGGCGTCACGTTCTTCGACACCGCGTTGGCGTACGGAGATGGGCGAAGCGAACGCCTGGTGGCTCAGGCCGTAAAGGCACACGGCGTGCGCCGCAAAGTGACCATCGCCACCAAAATCCCCCCGAAAAATCTGGAGTGGCCCGCCAAACACGAAACGCCGATCCGGGAGGCCTTTCCGAAAGATTGGATCATCAAGTGCACCGAGCAGAGCCTGCGTCACCTGGACAGCGATTTCATCGACTTGCAGCAACTGCACGTGTGGTCCCCGCGCTGGCTGAAAGAGACCGAGTGGATCGAGACCCTGCGCGACCTTCAACTCGCGGGCAAGATCCGCTACCTCGGCGTGTCCATCAACGACCACGAGCCGGACGCGGCCTTGGAATTGGTCCGCTCGGGTTGGGTGGACACGATCCAGGTGATCTTCAACCTGTTCGATCAGAGCCCCGCGGTGCGCCTCCTGCCCCTGGCCCAGGAACACCACATCGGCATCATCGCCCGGTGCCCGTTCGACGAAGGGGGGCTGACCGGGACGCTGCGGTCCGACACCACGTTTGGCCGCAACGACTGGCGCCGCGAGTACTTCAAAGGCGAGCGGCTCGCTGAAACCGTACGACGCGCCGAGGCGCTCAAAGCCGTGGTCGGCGACGGGTACGAAATCCTGGCCCACGCCGCGTTGCAGTACGTCTTGAGCCACCGAATTCTGAGCGAGCCGTCGGTCGCCACGGTCATCCCCGGGATGCGGCGCACCGAACACGTGGCGGACAACGCCCGCTACGCGGCGGGTCCGGCGTTCCCCCCCGAGTTGTTCGAACGCGTGAAGCCCCACGCGTGGGCCCGCAACTTCTACGACTGA
- a CDS encoding trypsin-like peptidase domain-containing protein → MNGKTWMLIVALLGLTWSWANAATDPDEAINISVYEQARDSVVNITNVAVDYDIFFTPYASASTGSGVVLDTDGHIATNHHVVNNAARLEVTLSDQSKWPAEVVGKDAATDLAVIKIKAPAAKLRPVRFGESSGLKVGQKVLAIGNPFGLEQSMTTGIISSIRRYLKLSQVEMENVIQTDAAINPGNSGGPLLDSDGRMIGINTAIFSPSGGNVGIGFAVPVDTVKRVVSELRDKGYVAYAWLGVEMQTLIPRYAEALDLPVDRGVLVGRLVRNGPAHRAGIRGGADRVIVGNTRLVVGGDIIVESDGQVIGSAEELQRLLRNKKPGDKMRLTVVRDSRHVAVSITLGERPRE, encoded by the coding sequence ATGAACGGAAAGACGTGGATGCTGATCGTCGCACTTCTGGGTTTGACCTGGTCGTGGGCGAACGCGGCGACGGACCCAGACGAGGCGATTAACATTTCTGTGTACGAGCAGGCCCGGGACAGCGTGGTCAACATCACGAACGTGGCCGTTGATTACGACATATTCTTCACGCCCTACGCGAGCGCTTCCACCGGCTCCGGCGTGGTGCTCGACACCGATGGGCACATCGCCACCAACCACCACGTGGTGAACAATGCCGCGCGGCTGGAGGTGACGTTGTCCGACCAGAGCAAATGGCCCGCCGAGGTGGTGGGGAAGGATGCGGCCACGGATCTGGCCGTGATCAAGATCAAGGCGCCGGCCGCGAAGCTGCGACCGGTTCGCTTCGGAGAGTCCTCGGGGCTCAAAGTCGGCCAGAAGGTGCTGGCCATCGGCAATCCCTTCGGCCTCGAACAGAGCATGACAACCGGCATCATCAGCTCGATTCGGCGGTACTTGAAGCTCTCGCAAGTCGAGATGGAGAACGTCATTCAAACCGACGCGGCCATCAACCCCGGAAACTCCGGGGGACCGCTGTTGGACAGCGACGGGCGCATGATCGGGATCAACACCGCGATTTTTTCCCCTTCCGGGGGCAACGTGGGCATCGGCTTCGCCGTGCCCGTGGACACGGTCAAGCGCGTGGTCAGTGAGCTGCGGGACAAGGGATACGTGGCCTACGCGTGGTTGGGCGTCGAGATGCAGACGTTGATCCCCCGCTACGCCGAGGCCTTGGATCTGCCCGTGGACCGCGGCGTGCTGGTGGGGCGTCTCGTCCGCAACGGACCCGCGCACCGCGCAGGCATCCGAGGGGGCGCGGACCGGGTGATCGTCGGCAACACGCGCCTGGTGGTGGGCGGCGACATTATTGTCGAGTCCGACGGACAAGTAATTGGTTCGGCTGAAGAGCTGCAACGCTTGCTGCGGAACAAGAAGCCGGGCGACAAGATGCGATTGACAGTCGTACGCGACAGCCGGCACGTGGCAGTGTCGATCACGCTCGGCGAACGACCACGGGAGTGA
- a CDS encoding pyridoxal phosphate-dependent aminotransferase → MGPQLLRLSVVVRFSHLASTFPAQTNTLYRERDQRLSQGLPVIDLVSGNVTEQGIVFPPDLLHDILSDAVRRAQRYQPNPLGQLPAREAISGYYRGHGVDVPAAQIVLTPGTSLAYWYAFSVFCDPSNEVLAPRPSYPLFDELANLARVRMTSYRLDEARGWAVDVDSLIAAMTDRTRAIILISPHNPTGAVASAEEIEAIAAVAADRELPIIADEVFGEFLFGLDRLPRPAVTRAPLVVTLNGFSKAMALPGMKLGWMALSGEAPAVTRVLAAFERISDAFLPVNEIVQAAVPRILSDSRTFTDQYRKEIAARRDEYLGIITRSARASVIPPAGGFYAALRVNTAWDDETLALHILRTTGCLVHPGFFYDLDPTHLVLSVVSAPDAGREALLRVMAAIDAAP, encoded by the coding sequence GTGGGCCCGCAACTTCTACGACTGAGCGTGGTGGTTCGGTTCTCTCACCTCGCCTCGACCTTTCCCGCCCAGACCAACACCCTCTACCGCGAGAGGGATCAGCGTCTCAGCCAGGGCCTGCCTGTCATTGACCTCGTGTCGGGCAACGTCACGGAGCAGGGGATCGTTTTTCCGCCGGACCTGCTGCACGACATCCTCTCGGATGCGGTACGACGCGCGCAGCGTTACCAGCCGAATCCCCTCGGCCAACTCCCGGCCCGAGAGGCGATCAGCGGCTACTACCGCGGCCACGGAGTCGACGTGCCGGCCGCGCAGATCGTGCTCACGCCCGGTACCAGCCTGGCGTACTGGTACGCCTTCTCGGTGTTCTGCGATCCGAGCAACGAGGTGCTCGCGCCGCGGCCATCGTACCCCCTCTTCGACGAGCTGGCGAACCTGGCCCGCGTACGGATGACCTCGTACCGGCTCGACGAAGCGCGCGGCTGGGCCGTCGACGTGGACAGCCTCATCGCGGCGATGACCGACCGCACGCGCGCGATCATCCTCATCTCGCCGCACAACCCCACCGGCGCCGTGGCCTCGGCCGAGGAGATCGAAGCCATTGCCGCGGTTGCCGCGGATCGCGAGCTGCCGATCATCGCGGACGAGGTGTTCGGAGAATTCCTGTTCGGGCTTGATCGACTGCCCAGACCCGCGGTCACGCGGGCACCGCTGGTCGTCACCCTCAACGGATTTTCGAAGGCGATGGCCTTACCGGGGATGAAGCTCGGATGGATGGCCCTTAGCGGAGAAGCCCCGGCGGTCACACGGGTCCTGGCGGCGTTTGAGCGAATCTCCGACGCGTTTCTTCCCGTCAACGAAATCGTCCAGGCCGCGGTGCCACGGATACTCTCGGACAGCCGGACCTTTACGGATCAATATCGGAAGGAAATCGCTGCGCGGCGGGATGAGTACCTGGGCATCATCACCCGGTCGGCCCGGGCGTCAGTGATCCCGCCGGCCGGGGGATTTTACGCGGCGCTGCGCGTCAACACCGCCTGGGACGACGAGACGCTGGCCCTACACATTCTGCGCACCACCGGCTGCCTCGTGCATCCCGGGTTCTTTTACGACCTGGACCCAACACACCTCGTGCTGAGCGTCGTGTCCGCACCGGACGCGGGACGCGAGGCGCTGCTCCGCGTGATGGCCGCCATCGACGCGGCTCCTTGA
- a CDS encoding ABC transporter ATP-binding protein, which yields MAELVVEVDRVGKRFKNVWAVSDLSFSVQRGEIVGLLGPNGAGKTTTLSMLLALLVPTTGHIRLFGLDVALHRQAVLGRMNFSSPYADLPHRLTVRQNLSVYGRLYGVKHLKGTIADLAQRLDIAVLLDRPLGELSSGQRTRVALAKALINAPELLLLDEPTASLDPDIADRVRAWLEEYRTRTGAAILLSSHNMAEVERLCDRVIVLHQGRCVDQDTPARLVERYGRRSLEDVFLAIARKDRTP from the coding sequence ATGGCTGAACTGGTCGTCGAGGTGGATCGCGTCGGAAAACGTTTCAAGAACGTCTGGGCGGTGTCCGACCTGTCGTTCTCCGTGCAGCGAGGCGAGATCGTCGGGTTGTTGGGTCCCAATGGAGCGGGCAAGACCACCACGCTGTCGATGCTGCTCGCGCTTCTCGTCCCCACCACGGGGCACATCCGGTTGTTCGGGTTGGACGTTGCCCTGCATCGGCAGGCGGTGCTCGGCCGCATGAACTTTTCGTCGCCCTACGCCGACCTGCCCCACCGCCTCACGGTACGACAGAATCTCTCGGTGTACGGCCGCCTCTACGGCGTCAAACATTTGAAGGGAACCATCGCGGACTTGGCCCAGCGGCTGGACATCGCCGTGTTGCTTGATCGCCCGCTCGGTGAACTCTCGTCCGGCCAACGCACCCGCGTGGCGCTCGCCAAGGCTTTGATCAACGCCCCCGAGTTGTTGCTGCTGGACGAACCCACCGCGAGCTTGGACCCGGACATCGCAGACCGTGTCCGCGCGTGGCTGGAAGAGTACCGCACCCGCACCGGCGCCGCGATTCTGCTCTCCTCCCACAACATGGCGGAGGTCGAGCGGCTCTGCGACCGGGTGATCGTCCTGCACCAGGGACGGTGCGTGGACCAGGACACGCCGGCCCGCCTTGTCGAGCGCTACGGCCGCCGATCCCTCGAAGACGTCTTCCTCGCTATCGCCAGGAAGGATCGGACCCCTTGA